TTGCGTTTGGATATAACTATGATTGCGACCTGAAACTAACACAAGAACAAGCTGTACAAGTAGCAATGGGAATGATAAAAAACTGGAAGGAATTAGGATGTAAGTCAGGTAAATTAACCTGGGCGCATCGTTCCGACGGTTCAGGCACGACTAAAGCTTTTACAAATTCTATGGAGGCTTTCTCTAAAACTTGGAATTTAGGTACTGGTAAATCTGTTAAATGGCCTTCGGGAGTTGGAGCAAAAGGAAATTCTGGTGTTGCAGGTGTTATACAAAATACTCCCGGAGCAATTGGTTATGTCAATCAATCATATATAAAAGGGAAGGTAAGAGCTGCAGCTTTACAAAATCTTTCTGGCGAATTCGTTACTCCGAATACTGAAGCAGGAGCAATAGCTTTAAACGGAATAAATCTTGATAAGAACTTGGCGGGTAAAAATCCAAACCCTACTGCTAAAGGAGCTTATCCAATAGCAACCTTAACTTGGATACTCGCTTATGAAAAAGGTAATGGTAGGAATACTAAGGCAATTCAAGATACATTCTATAAATTGCTCAGTGATGAATACCAAGATAAAGCTTCTGCCTTAGGTTTTGTTCCCTTGAAAGGAGAAATTTTAAATAAATCAAGAGCCTCCGTTAAAAAAATAGGTAGATAAATTTATCAAACCATGTCAAATTATCATGACTTTCATATACCTTTAACGGCTCTTAAAGTCTTTTACAGCATTTAGTAGTAGATTTATAGAGATATTCTTTTTTTAATGGAAGAGAAATTAACTCTTTTCAAGAATCGTAAAAGATTCGGTATCGAAAAAAATATAGATATTATCTTCAAGAATACTGCCCTAGTCTTGTCTAGTTTCGTAGCAATAATACTTTTAGGAATTATTTTAGTAGTCTTTTTTCAGTCATTTGAATCCTTTTCAAGGTATGGCTTGAAGTTTCTTGTAACCTCTGAATGGAATCCAGTTAAAGATGAATACGGAGCTTTTACTGCAATATATGGCACATTAGTAACGTCATTTCTTTCGTTATTAATAACTATTCCTCTGGGCGTTGGAACTGCAATATTTATTACCGAAGACTTTGTGCCGAAAGTTGTTAGAGAAATAATAGGTTCTTTTGTTGAATTATTAGCAGCTATACCATCAGTTGTATTGGGACTTTGGGCAATATTTGTTATGGAACCTTTTTTTAGAGCCTTTTTTGTCTTTTTACATAATTTCTTTGGTTGGATACCTTTATTCAGTACAGAACCTACAGGTAGGAATTCTTTGTTAGCAATATTGATTTTAGTAGTAATGCTTTTGCCAATAGTGACTTCTATAGCTAGAGATTCTCTCAATCAAGTTCCTAAAAAGTTAAGAAATGCAGCATATGGAATTGGAGCAAGTAGATGGAAAACAATATTTTCAGTGATTTTGCCGGCAGCTTTATCAGGAATTATGGCAGGTGTTCTATTGGCTTTAGGTAGGGCAATGGGTGAAACCATGGCTGTCACAATGATTATTGGTAATTCCAATGCATTTAGTTGGTCTCTATTATCTCCTGGATATACCATTTCCTCCATGCTCGCAAACCAGTTCGGTGAAGCTGATGGAAGTCAAGTTTCATCACTCTTTTATGCGGCTTTTGTACTGATGATTCTATCTTTAGTGGTAAATATCTTTGCGCAGTGGCTAGTTAAGAAATTTAGTCTCAAATATTAGATAATTATGAATTCACTTTATTATCAGAAAAGATTATCAAGAAATATAGGAGATAAATTCTTTACTTCTCTATCAGTAATTTGTGCACTGATAGCAATACTACCTTTAATTTTTCTAGTCACTTATATTCTTATCAAAGGTGGATCTCAAATCACTCCAGAACTATTTACTTTAGAACCAAATCCACCTGGAGATGATTTAGACGCAGGAGGTATTAACCCTGCATTGATCGGTACATTAATAATAACTACCATTGCTTCAATTATTGCCATACCAGTAGGTGTCGGCGGTGGAATATATTTAGCTGAATATTCTAAAGGTGGTGCTTTTTCAAGGTTTATAAGATTTGGGGTAAATGTTTTAGCTGGAGTTCCTTCAATAATTGCAGGTGTATTTATTTATGCCTTAATAGTTTCTACAAAGATCTTATTTGGAAGTATGTACAGTGGTTTGGCTGGAGGAATGGCGCTCTCAATATTGATGTTACCTACTGTGATAAAGACGACTGATGAAGGTTTAAAGTTAGTGCCAAATGAATTGAGATATGCCTCTCTTGGTGTTGGCGCAAGTATGTATACCACCATATTGAAAGTTACTTTGCCCTCTGCCTTTAGGTCTATTGCTACTGGCGTTGTACTTGGAATCGCAAGAGCTGCAGGTGAAACAGCACCTTTGATATTTACTGCTTTATTTTCTTACTACTACATAACTGGTTTTGGAGATTTGTTTTATGAGATGGGTTCCTTGGCTGTTTTAATATATAACTTTGCCCTTGAACCATATGATGCACAGAATAAACTAGCCTGGGCAGCTTCCTTTATTCTTGTTTTATCGATACTATCAGTAAATATATTTTCAAGGATATTAGCCGCTTTTACTGAGAAAACTAAGAGAGCATAAATGATCAAAACTAATAAAAAAATACCAAAGAATATCATTTTATCTCTTGAGAATGTCTCTATTAGCTATGGAACTTTTGAAGCAGTAAGAAATGTTTTTTGTAACTTTAAAAAAGGAAATATAACCTCCCTTATTGGCCCTTCAGGTTGTGGTAAATCAACTGTTCTTAGATCATTAAATAGAATGAACGATTTGATTCCTAATTGTTCGTTAAAAGGAACTGTCCTGTTTCATGGAACTAATATTTACGATAAAAGAGTAGATCCAGTTGAAGTGAGAAGAAGAATTGGGATGGTTTTTCAACAACCTAATCCTTTTCCTAAATCTATCTATGAAAATATTGCATTTGGGGCAAGAATTAATGGCTTTACGGGAGATATGGATGAATTAGTCGAAAGTTCACTAAGAAAGGCTGCATTATGGGACGAATGTAAGGATAAATTGAATGATAGTGGTTATTCTTTATCTGGTGGACAACAACAAAGATTATGTATCGCTAGAACCATTGCTATTGAGCCTGAAATAATACTTATGGATGAACCATGCTCAGCTTTAGATCCAATTTCTACTTTAAAAATAGAAGAAACGATGCATGAACTTAAGAAGAATTACACAATAATAATCGTTACTCATAATATGCAGCAGGCTTTAAGAGTAAGTGATATGACTGCATTTTTTAATGCTATCGAATATGAAGATGGAGACGGAGGAAAAGTTGGTTATCTTGCAGAATTTAATTCCACTAAGAAAATTTTTAATTCTCCCAAAGAAAAAACTACTCAGGAATACATATCAGGTAAATTTGGTTGATGTTTAAGTTTTACTTTTGAAAGAAAATTTTTACCTTTAATACCTCAAAGGGGTAGACAAACAGTATAAATACCTATATAGTAATTTCGAATTAGTAAGTTTATCCTTGAAAAACTACCCTTTTCTACCTTTCTTGTTTTTTGCAGGGGCTCTCATAACAACTGCAACAATAGGATTGCCTGTATTTACTTCATAGTTAAAGAGTATTTCAATTACAGGTAATTTTATGGTTTCAATAATAAATAAAGAATTAATTGGAAGTCCTCATAAAACCCTAATAAAGGGAAATTTATTTGACTTTATAAAAAAAAGAGAGAATATGAATTTGTGTGGGAGTGAAAAATCTGTATTAAAACCATTTTTAAAATTGGTTAATTTCTAATTTATTTATCATGGATAAAACTAAAGAACAGTTAGAAAAATTAAGAGAAGTAGCAGAAGCATCTCTTACAAAAACGGATGAACTTCAAAAAGTTCTTGCTCAAATCGAAGCATTAATGTCTAGAGAAGAATCACAAACATTATCAAAGAAAAAATAGTCATTTAAAAAATAATTTTAGTTTTTGTACTTTTAATTACACCTCTACAATTCTATTGTAGTTATCAATTGTATATGCAGAACCCGTTCCAAAGTTTTCTGTTAGGTCTCGAGGTCTTACCTTCTTTAAGTAAAAGACCTCTTTGATTTATTTGTCTTTATTACATTTTTTAGCCTGTTTTTTTAGTTGATTACTTTATAGATTTCTTTCAAACAGACATTCACATCGAAAGATTCAGTATTTACAACCTCTAATCCTGTTTTTTCTGTAACTTCAACAGTGGCATTGCATTCGTCTTGTTTAAGAGCCATATAACTTGACTTTTTTTCTTCCATATCTAATTCAACACGAGATTCGGAATCTTCCTTATATTTCTCCATTACAAGTGTAAGGGCCTCTATCTCGACGGAAAAGTTCTCATTTGCTCTTGTCCCAAATGGAATGATAAGAAATGGAAATAACATCAAGGATATTAATTTTTTCATTTCTATAAATTGTGTTTATTTTTTTTATAACGTGGATTTTCTGCTAAAGGAAGGGTCATTAGCTGTATAAATGTTTGGTTATCTATTTTTATCTGTAAAATAAATTACTTGTGATACTAATTGATAAAAAAACTAAACGAGACTTTAAAGTATAAATTTGTATATTTAAATGAAAAATTAATTCACTTCTATAGGTTTTTCTTAGGATTTTATTTCGATAATTTCTTCTTCAGAAACAATTGCCCATTTTTTGAATGATTTTTTGCAGGGATATCCTCCTGTTAAGTCTCCAAATGCAGGAAGATATAGAACATTTTTATTCATATCCATTGCAAAACACCTAAAGGATAATTTATCTCCATTGCTTTTTAAATAGATTTTTGGATGATAATGTCCACAAATATTGCCTTTGAAATTTGTTTGACTAATTTCGTTTAACAATCTCTGAGCTTTTCCAAGTGAATAGCAGAAAAGTAAAGAAGTTTTTTCTGGTGAATTAGTTATCCATTTTGAGATATCATTTGCTATTTTATTTGACTCATCCCACTTAAATATTGGCAAACCAAAAGTACATTCGCTTATTAAATAATCAGTTTTTACTATTTCATATTCTTTGCAAGTCTCATCTTTTTGAAGCTTAAAGTCACCTGAAATTAGCCATTTTTTCAGCAAAAATAAATCTTATTTGACTAGATCCAAGGATGTGACCGGATGGATGAAAAGAAATATTAATGCCATTTATCTTAAATTCTTCTCCATATTCAAAAGTCTTAATTTTGATATTATCTTTAACTCTTTCTTTAAGAAGTATCGCAGTTTCCTTAGTAGAAATGTATTCTTCACAGCCAAATGTAAAGTGATCAAAATGAGCATGAGTTATTAATGCCTTTTTTACTGGCTTGCTTGGATCAATCCAAATATCAGCAAGTTCACAATAAAGATTTCCATCTTTATATCTAATTAAATATTCTTGTTGAGTTCTCAAAACTACATCTCTTAGAATGAAGTTAATTTAGCTAATTATGCCCACGCTTGTTTTGATAAAGCTATGGCTGAAATTGTTAGTAAAGCAATAACTACAAATTTGTTACTCCAATTAATCATGAATGAACTAATTTTCTTATAAGAAACTCTATTAGATGACACAATATTTTTCTGATTCAGAATGTGACGATTTTCATTATTTTTTAAGTAATTTAAATTTTTAATCTCATTGATTAATTTAGATTCGCAAGTTGAGAGTTGTTCTACTTGATTTAATAAATCAATATCTTCTGGTCTTAATAAAGTATTTAATTCTTTAACTTGAACTTGGTTATCTTTAAGAAATTCATTAACTATCTCATCTGTGCCTAACCCATTCTTTAATTTTAAGAGAATTTGATCTCTATCCCAAGAATTATCTAGGGAATTTAAAACTTTGCTTATGCTCATTTGTAAGTATTTTTACTTATGATAAATTATTTGATTTTTCTTCTGTGGTTTAATTTCCTAGTCAGGTTAAAAAATAAGTTTTATTTAAGATTTGCGAATTAGCCTG
This window of the Prochlorococcus sp. MIT 1314 genome carries:
- a CDS encoding competence protein ComC, which produces MSISKVLNSLDNSWDRDQILLKLKNGLGTDEIVNEFLKDNQVQVKELNTLLRPEDIDLLNQVEQLSTCESKLINEIKNLNYLKNNENRHILNQKNIVSSNRVSYKKISSFMINWSNKFVVIALLTISAIALSKQAWA
- the pstS gene encoding phosphate ABC transporter substrate-binding protein PstS produces the protein MGILKKTLILSSAISLILSPSVMASKRLSGAGASFPSKIYTRWFFDLAKSGGPRVNYQAVGSGSGRKAFIDETVNFGASDDPMKEADIKKVTRGLVQIPMVGGTIAFGYNYDCDLKLTQEQAVQVAMGMIKNWKELGCKSGKLTWAHRSDGSGTTKAFTNSMEAFSKTWNLGTGKSVKWPSGVGAKGNSGVAGVIQNTPGAIGYVNQSYIKGKVRAAALQNLSGEFVTPNTEAGAIALNGINLDKNLAGKNPNPTAKGAYPIATLTWILAYEKGNGRNTKAIQDTFYKLLSDEYQDKASALGFVPLKGEILNKSRASVKKIGR
- the pstC gene encoding phosphate ABC transporter permease subunit PstC; protein product: MEEKLTLFKNRKRFGIEKNIDIIFKNTALVLSSFVAIILLGIILVVFFQSFESFSRYGLKFLVTSEWNPVKDEYGAFTAIYGTLVTSFLSLLITIPLGVGTAIFITEDFVPKVVREIIGSFVELLAAIPSVVLGLWAIFVMEPFFRAFFVFLHNFFGWIPLFSTEPTGRNSLLAILILVVMLLPIVTSIARDSLNQVPKKLRNAAYGIGASRWKTIFSVILPAALSGIMAGVLLALGRAMGETMAVTMIIGNSNAFSWSLLSPGYTISSMLANQFGEADGSQVSSLFYAAFVLMILSLVVNIFAQWLVKKFSLKY
- the pstB gene encoding phosphate ABC transporter ATP-binding protein PstB; its protein translation is MIKTNKKIPKNIILSLENVSISYGTFEAVRNVFCNFKKGNITSLIGPSGCGKSTVLRSLNRMNDLIPNCSLKGTVLFHGTNIYDKRVDPVEVRRRIGMVFQQPNPFPKSIYENIAFGARINGFTGDMDELVESSLRKAALWDECKDKLNDSGYSLSGGQQQRLCIARTIAIEPEIILMDEPCSALDPISTLKIEETMHELKKNYTIIIVTHNMQQALRVSDMTAFFNAIEYEDGDGGKVGYLAEFNSTKKIFNSPKEKTTQEYISGKFG
- the pstA gene encoding phosphate ABC transporter permease PstA, which gives rise to MNSLYYQKRLSRNIGDKFFTSLSVICALIAILPLIFLVTYILIKGGSQITPELFTLEPNPPGDDLDAGGINPALIGTLIITTIASIIAIPVGVGGGIYLAEYSKGGAFSRFIRFGVNVLAGVPSIIAGVFIYALIVSTKILFGSMYSGLAGGMALSILMLPTVIKTTDEGLKLVPNELRYASLGVGASMYTTILKVTLPSAFRSIATGVVLGIARAAGETAPLIFTALFSYYYITGFGDLFYEMGSLAVLIYNFALEPYDAQNKLAWAASFILVLSILSVNIFSRILAAFTEKTKRA